A DNA window from Choristoneura fumiferana chromosome 2, NRCan_CFum_1, whole genome shotgun sequence contains the following coding sequences:
- the tho2 gene encoding THO complex subunit 2-like protein, protein MMKSYSKFVSDYCKTWEKSGREQFMKTVTQSIKDEEKSPLLTKSGKLSGLSQNIYDLLQCGLRGALKKDVVLSAVREICSLHADTPSIVLDVVCVLDAETCSDIQSEERANFCYVVRELESFISDKLLKERLEIDTLQDVGTLKNKNFYTKFIKIKTKLYYKQRKFNLFREESEGYAKLIVELNQDVNEETDWKTLLEIIQSLIGCFNLDPNRVLDIILESFEARPHLDRLFISLIKNYMGDPQVISEVLGFKLGNMEMLDKYEEPPPLMTVIALLLQHQVISLDNIYPWLRPDDTIMAKEADKEFKAVQDYIRKINIVSTKGPQANAPTEFVEEKADPQEYWSNQKLVLGEALLKVTAWREFAALSARLPNSHLADRPAVALCAMLHALVEPLYRKHCRVAPKIMGKPIPPLTSPLAPPACKTFEDIKETVIPALILLGPSLHCDPILMYKIIRILRTSRSLQEDPLQHEALTVLDAAILPALTLMEGNCCMAEEVYTLLKLYPYQCRYCLYSRWKNESGERIPALMRVRGNSLQRIKHIMKRVSKENIKPQGRLIGKLSHAAPQFLFDYMLLQIQTYDNLIGPVVESLKYLTSLSLDVLGYCLLEALCTGRGPSGGAAYPPWLQALAAFAGAAFKKHNIELTALLQFVANRLKAHQSQDLLILKEIVQKMAGIEAAEEMTPEQLDAMAGGELLKGEAGYFSQVRNTRRSSARLKEAIVGNNLDISLCILSAQQRHCCVWKEYDEDGLSSGEPPGSQLKVIGRLADQCQDALVQLGTFLASSHAPDEYAARLPPLQELLRDYHVDADVAFFLHRPVLAQKIAAKVELLRKSSDSKTVTTEMSLERYSIASKEALEPVVQSVTPLLPMRVWEDISPEFYVTFWSLSMYDLKVPEDCYDREIERLRASAAAAAKDSSQGTKGKKEQERFNTLIDKLQEERRRQQEHVARVQARLARECGGWFPARAVKSAKNETVTRLMQLCLFPRCVFTPADALFCAEFVHTVHALKTPNFSTLLCYDRLFCDITYSVMSCTEGEAARYAAFLCRVLGTAMRWHADKGTFHRECAHYPGFVTKYRVSNQFTEANDHVGYENYRHVCHKWHYKITKAMVVCLESGDYVQIRNALIVLIRVLPRFPVLAKLAQIIEKKVEKVKEEEKTQRQDLYVLATGYSGQLRNRMPSMMRESEFHQVVQLQTGDKHKVVETAAAPTAAKSEPVAAKQEESTSPPQTETEKRDRTSERRREESDREKESKRESRVTSKERSKEEVRSKERSPRERPHREERYLETVSPPHDHRHPPDDIDRDVKRRKIESSSNGKGSKEIEERSPEKEKRKTKLRGDERKERKVSRKRDRMEEPALLEQKRRRDEQKAVLKMGAHQNGSQEDHHYEKYHKREKSPLRDRSHEEPRDKHRRSNESKMRR, encoded by the exons GTTGTGTTGTCTGCAGTCAGGGAAATATGT tctcTACATGCAGACACACCTTCAATAGTGTTGGATGTGGTCTGTGTGCTGGATGCAGAAACCTGTTCTGATATCCAGAGTGAGGAGCGAGCAAACTTCTGCTATGTAGTGAGAGAGTTGGAATCCTTCATATCTGACAAGTTACTAAAAGAAAGACTTGAGATTGACACACTGCAAGATGTTggcacattaaaaaataaaaacttttacaccaaatttatcaaaatcaaGACCAAGTTATA CTACAAGCAacgtaaatttaatttgttcagAGAAGAAAGTGAGGGCTATGCAAAATTAATTGTGGAATTAAATCAAGATGTAAATGAAGAGACAGATTGGAAAACATTGTTGGAAATTATTCAATCTCTCATAG gttgttttaatttagatCCTAATAGAGTTTTAGACATAATATTAGAGTCTTTTGAGGCCCGACCTCATCTGGACAGACTATTCATTTCCCTAATCAAGAATTACATGGGTGATCCCCAAGTAATCTCAGAAGTTTTGGGCTTCAAACTTGGGAACATGGAAATGTTAGACAAGTATGAAGAACCACCACCACTAATGACTGTCATAGCACTGTTATTACAACATCAAGTTATATCCTTAGACAACATATATCCCTGG CTGCGTCCTGATGATACCATAATGGCCAAAGAAGCAGATAAAGAGTTTAAGGCGGTACAGGACTATATTCGCAAGATAAACATTGTGTCCACTAAAGGGCCACAGGCCAATGCGCCAACTGAATTTGTTGAAGAGAAAGCTGATCCTCAG GAATACTGGAGTAATCAGAAGTTAGTGCTGGGCGAAGCGCTGCTGAAAGTGACTGCATGGCGTGAGTTCGCCGCGCTCTCTGCCCGCCTgcccaactcgcacttggccgatcgGCCCGCGGTCGCACTCTGTGCCATGCTACACGCTCTAGTAGAGCCGCTTTACAGAAA GCACTGTCGTGTTGCTCCCAAAATAATGGGTAAACCAATCCCACCACTGACTTCGCCTTTGGCTCCACCTGCATGCAAAACCTTTGAAGATATTAAGGAAACCGTCATTCCTGCGCTGATTCTGCTGGGCCCTTCACTACACTGCGACCCCATTTTAATGTATAAA attaTTCGTATATTGCGAACGTCACGTTCGTTACAAGAAGATCCCTTGCAGCATGAAGCACTGACTGTCTTAGATGCTGCCATTTTACCGGCACTAACTCTGATGGAAGGCAATTGCTGCATGGCTGAGGAAGTTTACACTCTACTCAAACTTTATCCATATCAGTGCAG GTACTGTCTATATTCCCGTTGGAAGAACGAGTCGGGTGAACGAATACCGGCTCTTATGCGGGTGCGCGGCAACTCTCTACAACGCATCAAACACATCATGAAGCGCGTGTCCAAAGAAAACATCAAACCACAGGGCCGACTCATCGGCAAACTATCGCATGCAGCTCCGCAGTTCCTCTTTGATTACATGCTGCTACAG ATCCAAACTTACGACAACTTGATAGGGCCCGTGGTGGAGTCCCTCAAGTATCTAACATCTTTGTCTCTGGACGTGTTGGGTTATTGTCTGCTTGAGGCACTGTGCACGGGCCGCGGGCCGAGCGGCGGCGCGGCCTACCCGCCGTGGCTGCAAGCACTCGCGGCCTTTGCCGGAGCCGCCTTCAAGAAACACAACATCGAGCTGACTGCACTGTTGCAGTTTGTGGCCAATAGACTTAAGGCTCATCAGAG CCAAGATCTACTTATTCTAAAAGAGATTGTGCAAAAAATGGCCGGCATTGAAGCAGCAGAAGAGATGACTCCAGAGCAGTTAGATGCCATGGCCGGGGGAGAGTTATTGAAAGGAGAA GCTGGATATTTTTCCCAAGTACGGAATACGCGAAGATCATCGGCTCGACTAAAAGAAGCCATAGTTGGAAATAATTTAGATATATCGCTCTGCATACTATCTGCCCAGCAACGCCACTGCTGCGTTTGGAAAG AATATGATGAAGATGGTTTGTCCAGCGGCGAACCCCCTGGGTCTCAGTTGAAAGTAATAGGAAGGTTGGCTGACCAATGCCAAGATGCGTTGGTCCAACTTGGCACATTCCTAGCTTCATCGCATGCCCCCGATGAATACGCCGCCAGACTGCCGCCTCTCCAG GAGTTGCTACGCGACTATCATGTAGACGCCGATGTGGCATTCTTCCTCCACCGACCAGTATTAGCCCAAAAAATTGCCGCGAAAGTGGAATTATTGCGCAAAAGTTCCGATAGCAAAACCGTGACCACTGAAATGAGCTTGGAACGATACAGCATAGCCTCTAAGGAAGCCTTGGAGCCAGTGGTGCAGTCTGTCACACCGCTGCTACCTATGAGAGTCTGGGAGGACATATCACCGGAGTTCTATGTCACATTCTG GTCGTTGTCGATGTATGATTTGAAGGTACCAGAGGATTGCTATGACAGAGAGATAGAGCGTCTGAGGGCatccgccgccgctgccgccaaAGATTCTTCTCAAGGCACGAAAGGCAAGAAGGAACAAGAGCGGTTCAACACTCTAATCGACAAACTACAG GAGGAGCGGCGGCGGCAGCAAGAGCACGTGGCGCGCGTGCAGGCGCGGCTGGCGCGCGAGTGCGGCGGCTGGTTCCCCGCGCGGGCTGTCAAGTCCGCCAAGAACGAGACCGTCACAAGGCTCATGCAGCTCTGCCTGTTCCCGCGTTGCGTCTTCACGCCCGCCGACGCGCTCTTCTGCGCAGAGTTTGTGCACACTGTCCACGCTCTCAAGACGCCTAACTTTTCGACGCTGCTGTGCTACGATAGG CTGTTCTGCGACATCACATACTCTGTGATGTCGTGCACGGAGGGCGAGGCGGCGCGCTACGCGGCGTTCCTGTGCCGCGTGCTGGGCACGGCCATGCGCTGGCACGCGGACAAGGGCACGTTCCACCGCGAGTGCGCGCACTACCCCGGCTTCGTCACCAAGTACCGCGTCTCCAACCAGTTCACGGAGGCCAATGATCATGTCGGATACGAGAACTACAG ACACGTGTGCCATAAGTGGCACTACAAAATTACCAAGGCTATGGTGGTTTGCCTCGAGTCCGGCGACTACGTGCAGATCAGGAACGCGCTCATTGTGCTCATCAGAGTACTGCCGCGCTTCCCCGTGCTTGCCAAACTAGCGCAGATCATCgagaaaaaagttgaaaaa gtaaaagaagaagaaaaaaccCAAAGACAAGACCTCTACGTCCTTGCGACTGGCTACAGCGGTCAACTACGCAATCGCATGCCTAGCATGATGCGTGAAAGTGAATTCCACCAG GTGGTTCAATTGCAAACTGGGGACAAGCACAAAGTGGTCGAAACCGCAGCTGCACCCACCGCCGCTAAATCCGAACCCGTGGCTGCCAAACAGGAAGAGTCTACTTCGCCGCCGCAGACAG AAACGGAAAAACGAGATCGTACAAGTGAACGCCGTCGGGAGGAGTCTGATCGCGAAAAGGAGTCCAAACGTGAATCACGAGT GACATCGAAAGAAAGAAGTAAAGAAGAGGTTAGAAGCAAAGAAAGATCTCCTAGAGAACGACCACATAGA GAGGAGCGCTACCTGGAAACCGTGTCACCGCCGCACGATCATCGTCATCCACCCGATGACATAGACCGAG ATGTGAAACGGCGTAAAATCGAAAGCAGCAGCAATGGCAAG GGTAGCAAAGAGATAGAGGAACGATCCCCAGAGAAAGAAAAGAGAAAAACTAAACTCAGAGGTGATGAGCGTAAAGAGCGTAAGGTCAGCCGAAAGAGG gATAGAATGGAAGAGCCTGCTCTCTTAGAACAGAAAAGGCGACGTGATGAACAAAAAG